A portion of the Drosophila innubila isolate TH190305 chromosome 3L unlocalized genomic scaffold, UK_Dinn_1.0 0_D_3L, whole genome shotgun sequence genome contains these proteins:
- the LOC117787792 gene encoding coiled-coil domain-containing protein 22 homolog gives MDEVDKIILHQLQQIDASIESTDQLASFTPEQVVRAVSSCLLEINPTTMTDLPRSLPGGAMAQRFSVATVLAERCKETGYRGDIGYQIFLYPNAVELRRLLMFLIERLPRERQNVDSSGKAHSALSDREQLQREVRKKLSEQLKAPWVPQFCRAVANRQKQGCSSQSIEFKPHLNLNIPVANLAERSKEVQQYFEQLAPNIFQQVDSSSYDLIASVLHKNDLERWSDLVPTAVTGISAREEPEDVPPSPLPQVVDRLPESTEKEPATPVQQLEDQVQQLRAESEKLMTQRKTLNVSLDTLRTREAAAADELESIQAIIKLHERSCLVLADPEENVAKLEALLRATEAKRQTLTQQWQDYRSPLLSTLEQLKTAKEAQQVQSVRTGIEQLEQELLAKTQLHNELTVRSATQTQLAPRKEYTRRIHEFIGNIRKQRDDIYKVLEDTRQLQKQLNVVAAQLERQFNYTDDLLFQSAKHDLHAKKAYKLLAQLHAHCSELVECVTNTGNVSKEIRELEVQIDGEKMKNVLTSLQQITGDINKFEQHILELQSQIRTVENAITVT, from the coding sequence atggACGAAGTGGATAAAATCATCTTGCACCAGCTGCAACAAATCGATGCCAGCATTGAGTCGACGGATCAATTGGCCAGCTTTACGCCGGAACAGGTGGTGCGAGCTGTGTCCAGTTGTTTGTTGGAAATCAATCCGACAACAATGACAGATCTGCCTCGCTCCTTGCCCGGAGGAGCGATGGCGCAGCGTTTCAGTGTGGCCACCGTGTTGGCCGAACGGTGCAAGGAGACCGGTTACCGTGGTGATATTGGCTACCAGATATTCCTCTATCCCAACGCTGTGGAGCTGCGACGCCTGCTCATGTTTCTCATTGAGCGTCTTCCGCGTGAGCGACAGAATGTTGATAGTTCTGGCAAGGCACACTCAGCACTCAGCGACAGGGAGCAACTGCAGCGGGAGGTGCGCAAGAAGCTCAGCGAGCAACTAAAGGCACCTTGGGTGCCCCAATTCTGTCGCGCCGTTGCCAACCGACAGAAACAGGGCTGCAGTAGTCAGAGCATCGAATTTAAGCCTCATCTCAATCTGAATATTCCAGTCGCCAACTTGGCCGAACGCAGCAAAGAGGTGCAACAGTATTTTGAGCAGCTGGCGCCCAATATATTCCAGCAGGTGGATTCCAGCTCATATGATCTCATTGCCTCAGTGTTGCACAAAAACGATTTGGAGCGTTGGAGTGATTTGGTGCCGACGGCAGTGACTGGCATAAGTGCACGAGAAGAGCCAGAGGATGTGCCGCCTAGTCCCTTACCGCAGGTAGTCGATAGGCTGCCGGAGAGCACGGAGAAGGAGCCGGCGACGCCAGTGCAGCAACTGGAAGATCAAGTGCAGCAGCTGCGCGCAGAATCAGAAAAGTTGATGACACAGCGAAAGACGCTTAATGTCAGCCTGGACACGTTGAGGACACGGGAAGCTGCTGCAGCCGACGAGTTGGAGAGCATACAAGCAATAATCAAGCTGCACGAGCGGAGTTGCCTAGTGCTGGCTGATCCCGAAGAGAACGTTGCCAAACTAGAGGCGCTGCTGCGTGCAACCGAAGCTAAGCGTCAAACGCTGACGCAGCAGTGGCAGGATTACCGCAGTCCGTTGTTAAGCACTCTGGAGCAACTCAAGACGGCCAAGGAAGCGCAGCAGGTGCAGAGCGTGCGCACAGGCATTGAGCAACTGGAACAGGAGCTGCTGGCCAAGACCCAGCTGCACAATGAGCTCACTGTGCGCAGTGCAACGCAGACGCAACTGGCGCCACGCAAGGAATACACGCGTCGCATCCACGAATTTATTGGCAACATCCGGAAACAGCGAGATGATATCTACAAGGTGCTGGAAGATACTCGTCAGCTGCAGAAGCAACTCAACGTGGTTGCAGCACAGCTGGAAAGGCAATTCAACTATACGGATGATCTGCTCTTCCAGAGCGCCAAGCATGATCTGCATGCGAAGAAGGCCTACAAGCTGTTGGCCCAGTTGCATGCGCATTGCAGTGAGCTGGTCGAGTGCGTTACCAACACCGGCAACGTCAGCAAGGAGATTCGCGAGCTGGAGGTGCAAATCGACGGGGAAAAGATGAAGAATGTGCTGACAAGTCTGCAACAGATCACGGGAGACATCAACAAGTTTGAGCAGCACATTCTGGAGCTGCAATCCCAGATACGCACAGTGGAGAATGCAATTACGGTCACCTAA
- the LOC117787793 gene encoding probable E3 ubiquitin-protein ligase sinah gives MQPRRQRPSPDAPQAATVALPKDNSSQEQDATLDQMESSSSSSSSSSNSCNSSDCDKPSETATREFLVSLLECPVCFGYMMPPIMQCSRGHLICSQCRNKLNVCPVCRVPMSNIRNLAMEKVGSKLIFPCKHACYGCRVRLSYSDKKAHEEDCEFRPYFCPYPDEKCVWQGALKDVYKHFVSTHQNVITMEGTDIIFLATNVNQVGALDWTMIQSCHGRHFLLSLEKVQLGEGCQQYFAACRMIGTMRDAADFDYLISLEANNRTLKWKSKPRSIRESFVTYTNADFLVLNKSTVELFSEDGNLALNIIIKKASNGGQD, from the coding sequence ATGCAACCACGTCGTCAGCGCCCTTCCCCTGATGCACCACAGGCAGCGACTGTAGCGCTGCCCAAGGACAACAGCAGCCAGGAGCAGGACGCGACGCTGGACCAGATGGAgagtagcagcagcagtagcagtagTAGCAGCAATAGTTGTAACAGCAGTGACTGTGATAAACCCAGTGAGACGGCAACTAGAGAATTTCTGGTTTCCCTGCTCGAGTGTCCAGTATGCTTTGGCTATATGATGCCACCAATTATGCAATGCTCGCGAGGGCATCTGATCTGTTCGCAGTGCCGCAACAAGTTGAACGTATGTCCCGTTTGTCGTGTTCCAATGAGTAATATACGCAATTTGGCCATGGAGAAGGTCGGCtccaaattaatatttcccTGTAAACATGCCTGCTATGGCTGTCGTGTTCGTCTATCCTATTCGGATAAGAAGGCCCATGAGGAGGATTGCGAATTTCGACCATACTTTTGTCCCTATCCGGATGAGAAATGTGTGTGGCAGGGAGCATTGAAAGATGtgtataaacattttgtaagCACTCATCAGAATGTCATTACCATGGAGGGCACCGATATTATCTTTTTGGCCACCAATGTGAATCAAGTGGGCGCACTGGACTGGACCATGATACAGTCCTGTCATGGCCGTCATTTTCTGCTCTCCTTGGAGAAGGTGCAACTTGGCGAGGGCTGTCAACAGTATTTTGCCGCCTGTCGCATGATCGGCACTATGCGAGATGCTGCCGATTTTGACTATCTCATTTCATTGGAAGCCAACAATCGCACCCTTAAATGGAAGTCAAAACCACGATCCATACGCGAAAGTTTCGTTACTTATACTAATGCCGATTTTTTGGTATTAAACAAATCAACAGTGGAGCTCTTCTCGGAGGATGGTAATTTGGCGTTAAATATCATTATCAAAAAGGCCAGCAATGGTGGTCAGGATTGA
- the LOC117787140 gene encoding E3 ubiquitin-protein ligase sina gives MSNKINPKRREPTAAAAVAAATAVVATNTSSSTGSSAGNTSSANTSSSSSSSLSSAGGGDAGMSADLTSLFECPVCFDYVLPPILQCSSGHLVCVSCRSKLTCCPTCRGPLANIRNLAMEKVASNVKFPCKHSGYGCTASLVYTEKTEHEETCECRPYLCPCPGASCKWQGPLDLVMQHLMMSHKSITTLQGEDIVFLATDINLPGAVDWVMMQSCFGHHFMLVLEKQEKYDGHQQFFAIVQLIGSRKEAENFVYRLELNGNRRRLTWEAMPRSIHEGVASAIHNSDCLVFDTSIAQLFADNGNLGINVTISLV, from the coding sequence ATgtccaataaaataaatccgAAACGCCGTGAaccgacagcagcagcagcagtagcagcagcgaCGGCAGTAGTGGCCACCAATACGAGCAGCTCGACCGGCTCCAGTGCTGGCAACACATCCTCGGCGAACACATCGTCCTCGTCCAGCTCTTCACTGTCGTCCGCCGGTGGCGGTGATGCGGGCATGTCCGCCGATTTGACATCCCTTTTCGAATGCCCCGTATGCTTTGATTATGTGCTACCACCGATCTTGCAATGCTCCAGCGGGCATTTGGTGTGCGTGTCATGCAGATCGAAGCTCACATGCTGCCCCACATGCCGTGGCCCATTGGCCAACATACGCAATTTGGCCATGGAGAAGGTCGCCTCAAACGTGAAGTTTCCGTGCAAACATTCGGGCTACGGCTGCACTGCCTCACTGGTTTACACAGAGAAGACCGAGCACGAGGAGACCTGCGAATGCCGGCCGTACCTTTGTCCCTGTCCGGGTGCCTCATGCAAATGGCAGGGACCGCTCGATCTAGTCATGCAGCATCTGATGATGTCACACAAGAGTATCACAACGCTGCAGGGCGAAGATATTGTATTTCTGGCCACCGACATTAATCTGCCCGGCGCCGTCGATTGGGTAATGATGCAGTCCTGTTTTGGCCATCATTTTATGCTCGTACTGGAGAAACAAGAGAAATATGACGGACATCAACAGTTCTTTGCCATAGTTCAATTAATTGGATCACGCAAAGAGGCTGAGAATTTCGTGTATCGCCTTGAATTAAATGGCAATCGACGCCGTCTTACCTGGGAGGCAATGCCACGTTCCATACACGAGGGTGTTGCCTCTGCCATACACAATTCGGATTGTCTGGTGTTCGACACATCGATTGCGCAACTGTTTGCCGACAATGGAAATCTGGGCATCAATGTTACCATATCTCTGGTCTAA